One window from the genome of Trabulsiella odontotermitis encodes:
- the aceB gene encoding malate synthase A: protein MNQQATTIDELAFSQRRGEQEAQILTPEAVEFLTELVTRFTAKRNSLLAARVKQQQDIDGGTLPDFISETDSIRKSEWTIRGIPDDLLDRRVEITGPVERKMVINALNANVKVFMADFEDSLAPNWDKVIEGQINLRDAVNGTISYTNENGKIYQLKPDPAVLICRVRGLHLPEKHVTWRGEAIPGSLFDFALYFFHNHKNLLAKGSGPYFYLPKTQAWQEAAWWSDVFCYAEDRFDLPRGTIKATLLIETLPAVFQMDEILHALRDHIVGLNCGRWDYIFSYIKTLKNYPDRVLPDRQVVTMDKPFLSAYSRLLIKTCHRRGAFAMGGMAAFIPSKDEERNAQVLTKVKADKELEAKNGHDGTWVAHPGLADTVMAVFDGILGEKPNQLFVTRETDAPITAEQLLAPCDGERTEEGMRTNIRVAVQYIEAWISGNGCVPIYGLMEDAATAEISRTSIWQWIHHEKTLSNGKPVTRELFRQMLREEMRVIQAELGEARYSSGRFDDAARLMEEITTSDELIDFLTLPGYRLLP from the coding sequence ATGAATCAACAGGCAACAACCATCGATGAACTGGCGTTTAGTCAGCGACGTGGCGAACAGGAAGCGCAAATCCTGACGCCAGAAGCTGTAGAGTTTCTGACAGAACTGGTGACGCGTTTCACGGCTAAACGCAATAGCTTGCTGGCCGCTCGTGTCAAACAACAGCAGGATATCGATGGCGGAACACTGCCTGATTTTATTTCGGAAACAGATTCCATTCGTAAGAGTGAGTGGACGATCCGTGGCATCCCGGATGATTTACTGGATCGCCGCGTTGAAATCACCGGCCCGGTTGAGCGCAAAATGGTCATTAATGCCCTGAACGCTAACGTAAAAGTGTTCATGGCGGATTTTGAAGATTCTCTGGCGCCGAACTGGGACAAAGTGATCGAAGGCCAAATCAACCTGCGCGATGCGGTGAACGGCACCATCAGCTACACCAATGAAAACGGCAAAATCTACCAGTTGAAGCCCGATCCGGCGGTGCTGATCTGCCGCGTACGCGGCCTGCATTTACCGGAGAAGCACGTTACCTGGCGCGGTGAGGCTATCCCGGGAAGCCTGTTTGATTTCGCGCTCTACTTCTTCCATAACCACAAAAACTTATTAGCCAAAGGCAGCGGCCCTTATTTCTATCTGCCGAAAACGCAGGCCTGGCAGGAAGCGGCCTGGTGGAGCGATGTGTTCTGCTACGCGGAGGATCGCTTCGATCTGCCTCGCGGCACCATCAAAGCGACATTGCTGATCGAAACCCTGCCTGCGGTATTCCAGATGGACGAGATCCTGCATGCGCTGCGCGATCACATCGTCGGCCTGAACTGTGGCCGCTGGGATTACATTTTCAGCTATATCAAGACGCTGAAGAATTACCCGGATCGTGTCCTGCCGGATCGCCAGGTGGTCACCATGGACAAACCGTTCCTGAGCGCCTATTCGCGTCTGCTGATCAAAACCTGTCACCGCCGCGGAGCGTTTGCGATGGGCGGCATGGCAGCGTTTATTCCCAGCAAAGATGAGGAACGCAACGCGCAGGTACTGACGAAAGTGAAAGCGGACAAAGAGCTGGAAGCGAAGAACGGCCACGACGGCACCTGGGTGGCGCATCCGGGGCTGGCTGATACGGTGATGGCGGTCTTCGACGGCATTCTGGGTGAAAAGCCGAACCAGCTGTTTGTGACGCGGGAAACGGATGCGCCGATCACCGCCGAACAGCTGCTGGCGCCCTGCGATGGCGAACGTACCGAAGAGGGGATGCGCACGAATATCCGCGTCGCGGTTCAGTACATCGAAGCCTGGATTTCCGGCAACGGCTGCGTACCTATCTACGGTCTGATGGAAGACGCCGCCACCGCCGAGATCTCCCGTACCTCTATCTGGCAGTGGATCCATCACGAAAAGACGCTCAGCAATGGTAAACCCGTCACTCGCGAGTTGTTCCGGCAGATGCTGCGAGAAGAGATGCGCGTTATTCAGGCTGAGCTGGGCGAAGCGCGCTACAGCAGCGGCCGTTTTGATGATGCCGCACGCCTGATGGAAGAAATTACCACCTCTGACGAACTGATCGATTTCCTTACGCTGCCGGGCTACCGCCTGTTGCCTTAA
- a CDS encoding lysophospholipid acyltransferase family protein, translated as MSFSPDKTLVRALLVSLCRLLTGIKARWQSVPQTERPTIYFANHSSHLDGLVIWASMPAAMRDKVHPVAAADYWQKSRLRRYLSSRIFGAVLIARNGKSSKPLPDENPLVPLIDVLEKRESLIFFPEGTRGSGEALGEFKSGLYHLMQRYPEAQLIPVWLENLNRVLPKGSKLVVPIICSATFGSPLSGPAEHETKAEFLDRAKVALEALSHA; from the coding sequence ATGAGTTTCTCGCCTGACAAAACCCTCGTGCGCGCTTTACTGGTCAGTCTTTGCCGTTTACTGACGGGCATTAAGGCCAGATGGCAATCCGTTCCGCAAACGGAACGGCCAACGATTTACTTCGCCAACCACAGCAGCCACCTTGACGGACTGGTAATCTGGGCCAGTATGCCCGCCGCGATGCGCGATAAGGTCCATCCGGTGGCTGCTGCCGATTACTGGCAAAAGAGCCGCCTGCGCCGTTATCTCTCCTCGCGCATCTTTGGCGCAGTGTTGATCGCGCGTAACGGCAAGAGCAGTAAACCGCTGCCAGACGAAAATCCCCTGGTTCCGCTCATCGACGTGCTGGAAAAGCGGGAGTCGCTGATTTTCTTTCCTGAAGGTACCCGGGGAAGCGGCGAAGCGCTGGGGGAATTCAAAAGCGGGCTCTATCATTTGATGCAACGCTACCCGGAGGCGCAATTGATCCCGGTCTGGCTGGAAAACCTGAATCGCGTGTTGCCGAAAGGCTCGAAACTGGTCGTTCCCATTATTTGCAGCGCAACGTTTGGCTCCCCGTTAAGCGGTCCTGCAGAACATGAAACCAAAGCGGAATTTTTGGATCGCGCCAAAGTCGCGCTGGAGGCGCTTTCCCATGCGTAA
- the metA gene encoding homoserine O-acetyltransferase MetA codes for MPIRVQDELPAVNFLRDENVFVMTASRATGQEIRPLKVLILNLMPKKIETENQFLRLLSNSPLQVDIQLLRIDARESRNTPAEHLNNFYCNFDDIRHENFDGLIVTGAPLGLVEFNDVAYWPQIRQVLEWAKDHVTSTLFVCWAVQAALNILYGIPKQTRTEKLSGVYEHHILHPHALLTRGFDDAFLAPHSRYADFPAALIRDYTDLEILAETDDGDAYLFASKDKRIAFVTGHPEYDADTLAGEYFRDVEAGLNPEVPYNYFPKNDPQNRPRASWRSHGNLLFTNWLNYYVYQITPYDLRHMNPTLD; via the coding sequence ATGCCGATTCGGGTACAGGACGAGCTACCAGCCGTCAATTTCTTGCGTGATGAAAACGTCTTTGTGATGACCGCATCGCGCGCGACAGGTCAGGAAATCCGCCCTCTGAAGGTGCTGATCCTTAACCTGATGCCAAAGAAGATCGAAACGGAAAACCAGTTTCTGCGTTTGCTCTCGAACTCGCCGCTACAGGTCGATATTCAGCTATTGCGCATCGATGCCCGCGAATCGCGTAACACGCCGGCCGAACATTTGAACAATTTTTACTGCAACTTTGACGATATACGCCATGAAAACTTTGATGGACTGATTGTCACGGGGGCGCCGCTGGGACTGGTTGAATTCAACGACGTTGCCTACTGGCCGCAAATCAGGCAGGTGCTGGAATGGGCAAAAGATCACGTGACCTCCACGCTGTTTGTCTGTTGGGCCGTACAGGCGGCACTCAATATTCTCTACGGTATTCCTAAACAAACCCGCACAGAAAAACTTTCCGGCGTTTATGAACATCACATCCTCCATCCTCATGCTCTGCTGACCCGCGGGTTTGATGACGCGTTTCTGGCTCCTCATTCACGCTATGCTGATTTCCCGGCGGCGCTTATTCGCGACTATACCGATCTCGAAATCCTCGCCGAAACGGACGACGGTGACGCTTACCTGTTTGCCAGCAAGGATAAACGCATCGCCTTTGTGACGGGTCATCCTGAATATGATGCGGATACCCTGGCGGGTGAATATTTCCGCGACGTTGAAGCCGGTCTGAATCCGGAAGTCCCCTATAACTATTTCCCGAAAAACGATCCGCAAAATCGTCCTCGTGCCAGCTGGCGAAGCCACGGCAATTTGTTGTTTACCAACTGGCTCAACTATTACGTCTACCAGATCACACCGTACGATCTGCGCCATATGAATCCAACACTGGATTAA
- a CDS encoding phosphatidate cytidylyltransferase: MRNTDHELMLLLAGLFSLLIIASLIGYLLARKKQNATIANLNARIRAWWVMCTISVIALLVGPIGSVVLFALMSFFALRECVTLTPTRRGDHEALFWCFFVILPLQYLLVGIEWYNLFVVFIPVYAFLFIPARIALASDTRQFLERSAKIQWSLMIAVYCVSHAPALLMLSIPGFEGENIKLVLFMMIVVQISDVLQYVFGKLWGKRAIVPKLSPNKTVEGFVGGILSASLVGAALLWVTPFNAVEAFFISLLITLLGFAGGLCMSAIKRDRGVKDFGAMLEGHGGMMDRIDSLCFAAPVFFHVVRYFYA; encoded by the coding sequence ATGCGTAATACCGATCATGAATTAATGCTCCTGCTGGCGGGGCTATTTAGTCTGCTGATCATCGCGAGTCTTATTGGCTATCTGCTGGCGAGAAAAAAACAAAACGCCACCATTGCTAATCTCAATGCCCGTATTCGGGCCTGGTGGGTGATGTGCACCATTTCCGTTATCGCGTTGCTGGTAGGCCCCATCGGTTCCGTCGTCTTGTTTGCACTGATGTCTTTCTTCGCATTACGCGAATGCGTTACGTTGACACCCACCCGGCGTGGAGATCACGAGGCGCTGTTCTGGTGCTTTTTCGTCATTCTGCCGCTGCAATATCTGCTGGTCGGCATTGAATGGTATAACCTGTTTGTGGTGTTTATTCCGGTCTACGCTTTTCTCTTTATCCCTGCACGCATTGCCCTCGCCAGCGATACCCGGCAATTTCTGGAGCGCAGCGCCAAAATCCAGTGGAGCCTGATGATCGCCGTGTATTGTGTCAGCCATGCGCCTGCGTTGCTGATGCTCTCCATTCCCGGTTTTGAGGGGGAAAACATCAAGCTGGTGCTGTTTATGATGATTGTCGTGCAGATCTCCGACGTGCTGCAGTATGTGTTCGGTAAACTGTGGGGCAAGCGCGCTATCGTGCCGAAACTCAGCCCGAATAAAACCGTGGAAGGCTTTGTCGGTGGGATCCTGAGCGCCAGCCTCGTCGGCGCCGCGTTGCTCTGGGTAACGCCCTTCAATGCGGTGGAAGCGTTTTTCATCTCTCTGTTGATCACGCTGCTGGGTTTTGCCGGTGGGTTGTGCATGTCTGCGATTAAACGCGACCGTGGCGTGAAAGACTTTGGCGCGATGCTGGAAGGACATGGCGGGATGATGGATCGCATTGATTCCCTGTGCTTTGCCGCGCCGGTCTTCTTTCACGTGGTGCGCTATTTTTACGCCTGA
- the purH gene encoding bifunctional phosphoribosylaminoimidazolecarboxamide formyltransferase/IMP cyclohydrolase, protein MQQRRPVRRALLSVSDKAGIVEFAQALSTRGVELLSTGGTARLLAEKGLPVTEVSDYTGFPEMMDGRVKTLHPKVHGGILGRRGQDDDIMAQHAISPIDMVVVNLYPFAQTVAREGCTLEDAVENIDIGGPTMVRSAAKNHKDVAIVVKSSDYSAIIKEMDANDGSLTFETRFDLAIKAFEHTAAYDSMIANYFGSLVPAYHGDTDAPSGRFPRTLNLNFIKKQDMRYGENSHQQAAFYIEENVKEASVATAQQLQGKALSYNNIADTDAALECVKEFSEPACVIVKHANPCGVAVSDSILDAYDRAYKTDPTSAFGGIIAFNRELDAETAQAIISRQFVEVIIAPTASLEALKITAAKQNVRVLTCGEWASRVAGLDFKRVNGGLLVQDRDLGMVTETELRVVTKRQPTAQELRDALFCWKVAKFVKSNAIVYAKENMTIGIGAGQMSRVYSAKIAGIKAGDEGLEVKGSAMASDAFFPFRDGIDAAAAVGITCVIQPGGSIRDDEVIAAADEHGIAMIFTDMRHFRH, encoded by the coding sequence ATGCAACAACGTCGTCCAGTCCGCCGCGCTCTGCTCAGTGTTTCTGACAAGGCCGGTATCGTCGAATTCGCACAGGCGCTTTCCACTCGCGGAGTTGAGCTGCTGTCTACTGGCGGCACCGCGCGCCTGCTGGCAGAGAAAGGCCTGCCGGTGACTGAAGTCTCTGACTACACCGGTTTTCCGGAAATGATGGATGGACGCGTTAAAACCCTGCACCCAAAAGTTCATGGCGGTATTCTTGGTCGTCGTGGTCAGGATGACGACATCATGGCGCAGCACGCCATTTCGCCAATTGATATGGTGGTCGTGAACCTTTACCCCTTCGCCCAGACCGTGGCGCGTGAAGGCTGCACGCTGGAAGACGCGGTAGAGAATATCGATATCGGCGGCCCGACGATGGTGCGCTCCGCGGCCAAGAACCATAAAGATGTGGCTATTGTCGTAAAAAGCAGCGACTACAGCGCCATTATTAAAGAGATGGATGCGAACGACGGCTCTCTCACCTTTGAAACCCGTTTTGATCTGGCAATTAAAGCCTTTGAGCATACCGCCGCTTACGACAGCATGATCGCCAACTACTTCGGCAGTCTGGTTCCGGCTTACCACGGCGACACCGACGCACCATCAGGCCGTTTCCCGCGAACCCTCAATCTGAACTTCATTAAGAAGCAGGATATGCGCTATGGCGAGAACAGCCACCAGCAGGCCGCCTTCTATATAGAAGAGAATGTGAAAGAAGCGTCGGTAGCGACGGCGCAACAGTTGCAGGGTAAAGCGCTCTCTTATAACAACATCGCCGACACCGATGCTGCGCTGGAATGCGTGAAAGAATTCAGCGAACCGGCGTGTGTGATTGTGAAACACGCGAACCCGTGCGGCGTCGCCGTCAGTGATTCCATTCTCGACGCCTACGACCGCGCGTATAAAACCGATCCGACTTCCGCGTTTGGCGGCATTATCGCGTTCAACCGCGAGCTGGATGCGGAAACCGCGCAGGCCATCATCTCTCGCCAGTTCGTCGAAGTGATCATTGCCCCAACAGCCTCTCTGGAAGCCCTTAAAATTACCGCCGCGAAACAGAACGTCCGCGTTCTGACCTGCGGTGAGTGGGCATCACGCGTGGCAGGTCTGGATTTCAAACGCGTCAACGGCGGTTTGCTGGTTCAGGACCGGGATCTGGGTATGGTGACGGAAACCGAACTGCGGGTGGTGACCAAACGTCAGCCGACCGCGCAAGAGCTGCGCGACGCACTGTTCTGCTGGAAGGTGGCGAAATTCGTTAAATCTAACGCCATCGTCTATGCGAAAGAGAATATGACCATCGGCATTGGTGCGGGCCAGATGAGCCGCGTTTATTCTGCAAAAATCGCAGGCATTAAAGCTGGCGACGAAGGGCTGGAAGTGAAAGGATCGGCGATGGCGTCGGATGCGTTCTTCCCGTTCCGGGATGGTATTGATGCCGCAGCCGCTGTCGGCATCACCTGTGTTATCCAGCCGGGCGGCTCCATTCGCGATGACGAAGTGATCGCCGCCGCCGATGAACACGGTATCGCGATGATCTTCACCGACATGCGTCACTTCCGCCATTAA
- the aceA gene encoding isocitrate lyase yields MKTRTQQIEELQKEWTQQARWEGIRRPYSADEVVKLRGSVNPECTLAQLGAAKMWRLLHGEAKKGYVNSLGALTGGQALQQAKAGIEAIYLSGWQVAADANLASSMYPDQSLYPANSVPSVVERINNTFRRADQIQWAAGIEPNDPRFVDYFLPIVADAEAGFGGVLNAFELMKSMIEAGAAAVHFEDQLASVKKCGHMGGKVLVPTQEAIQKLVAARLAADVMGVPTLLVARTDADAADLITSDCDPYDSAFITGERTSEGFYRTHAGIEQAISRGLAYAPYADLVWCETSKPDLEQARRFAEAIHAQYPGKLLAYNCSPSFNWKKNLDDKTIASFQQQLSEMGYKFQFITLAGIHSMWYNMFDLAHAYAQGEGMKHYVEKVQQPEFAAGSEGYTFVSHQQEVGTGYFDNVTTIIQGGASSVTALTGSTEEDQF; encoded by the coding sequence ATGAAGACTCGTACCCAACAGATCGAAGAGTTACAAAAAGAATGGACACAACAAGCGCGCTGGGAAGGCATTCGTCGCCCCTACAGCGCGGACGAAGTGGTGAAATTACGTGGTTCGGTCAATCCGGAATGCACACTGGCGCAACTGGGTGCGGCGAAAATGTGGCGTTTACTGCACGGTGAAGCGAAAAAAGGTTACGTCAACAGCCTCGGCGCGCTGACTGGCGGGCAGGCGCTGCAACAGGCAAAAGCGGGTATCGAAGCGATTTATCTGTCTGGCTGGCAGGTGGCGGCGGATGCGAACCTCGCGTCCAGCATGTACCCGGATCAGTCGCTGTACCCGGCGAACTCCGTCCCTTCCGTGGTGGAGCGAATCAACAACACTTTCCGCCGTGCGGATCAGATCCAATGGGCCGCGGGTATCGAGCCAAATGATCCGCGTTTTGTCGACTATTTCCTGCCGATCGTTGCCGACGCGGAAGCGGGCTTCGGCGGCGTACTGAACGCCTTTGAACTGATGAAATCGATGATCGAAGCCGGTGCGGCGGCGGTTCACTTCGAAGATCAACTGGCGTCGGTGAAGAAGTGCGGACATATGGGCGGCAAAGTGCTGGTTCCGACGCAAGAAGCGATCCAGAAACTGGTGGCGGCACGTCTGGCGGCTGATGTAATGGGGGTTCCGACGCTGTTGGTCGCTCGTACTGATGCCGATGCGGCGGATCTGATCACCTCTGACTGTGACCCGTATGACAGCGCATTCATCACTGGCGAGCGTACCAGCGAAGGCTTTTACCGCACCCATGCCGGTATTGAACAGGCGATCAGCCGCGGGCTGGCATATGCTCCGTATGCAGATCTGGTGTGGTGTGAAACCTCCAAACCGGATCTCGAACAGGCGCGCCGTTTTGCTGAAGCCATCCATGCGCAGTACCCGGGCAAACTGCTGGCCTACAACTGCTCGCCGTCGTTTAACTGGAAGAAAAACCTCGACGATAAAACCATTGCCAGCTTCCAGCAGCAGCTCTCGGAGATGGGCTACAAGTTCCAGTTCATCACTCTCGCGGGCATCCATAGCATGTGGTACAACATGTTCGACCTGGCGCATGCCTATGCGCAGGGCGAGGGCATGAAGCACTACGTCGAAAAAGTGCAGCAGCCGGAATTCGCCGCAGGCAGCGAGGGTTACACTTTCGTCTCTCACCAGCAGGAAGTTGGCACTGGCTACTTCGACAATGTCACCACCATCATTCAGGGCGGCGCATCGTCGGTCACAGCGCTGACCGGCTCCACCGAAGAAGATCAGTTCTGA
- the aceK gene encoding bifunctional isocitrate dehydrogenase kinase/phosphatase, giving the protein MQRGLELLIAQTILQGFDAQYGRFLEVTSGAQQRFEQADWHAVQQAMKQRINLYDHHVGLVVEQLRCITGDRSTDATFLLEVKAHYTRLLPDYPRFEIAESFFNSVYCRLFDHRSLTPDRLFIFSSQPDRRFRTMPRPLAKDFFPDRGWGTLLTNVLSDLSLRLPWQNKARDVEYIIAHLTETLGAQTLQQSYLQVANELFYRNKAAWLVGKLFTPTATLPFLLPIHRSEDGELFIDTCLTTHSEASIVFGFARSYFMVYAPLPAALVEWLRELLPGKTTAELYMAIGCQKHAKTESYREYLNYIHSAADEQFTEAPGIRGMVMLVFTLPGFDRVFKVIKDRFAPQKEVTAAHVRACYQLVKEHDRVGRMADTQEFENFVLEKQQIDPALMTLLLTEAPEKITDLGDRISISHLYIERRMVPLNIWLEQVEGQQLRDAIEEYGNAIRQLAAANIFPGDMLFKNFGVTRHGRVVFYDYDEICYMTEVNFRDIPPPRYPEDELSGEPWYSVSPGDVFPEEFRHWLCADPRIGPLFEEMHADLFRADYWRGLQTRIKNGHVEDVYAYRRRQRFSVRYGKQPQTDQA; this is encoded by the coding sequence ATGCAGCGTGGCCTGGAATTATTGATCGCTCAAACCATTCTGCAGGGCTTCGATGCGCAGTATGGCCGCTTTCTGGAAGTCACCTCAGGCGCGCAGCAGCGTTTTGAGCAGGCCGACTGGCACGCCGTGCAACAGGCCATGAAGCAGCGTATTAATCTTTATGATCATCACGTCGGTCTGGTGGTGGAGCAACTGCGTTGCATTACGGGCGACAGAAGCACAGACGCAACCTTCTTACTGGAAGTCAAAGCGCATTACACGCGTCTGCTACCCGACTACCCGCGCTTTGAGATTGCCGAGAGTTTTTTTAACTCGGTCTACTGCCGTCTCTTTGATCACCGCTCGCTGACCCCCGACCGGCTCTTTATTTTCAGTTCGCAGCCCGACCGCCGTTTTCGCACCATGCCACGCCCGCTGGCGAAAGATTTCTTTCCCGATCGCGGTTGGGGAACGTTATTAACCAACGTCTTGTCCGATCTGTCGTTACGACTGCCGTGGCAAAACAAAGCGCGGGATGTGGAATACATCATCGCGCATCTGACCGAAACCCTCGGGGCGCAGACGCTGCAACAGAGCTATTTGCAGGTGGCGAATGAGCTGTTTTATCGCAACAAAGCCGCCTGGCTGGTCGGGAAACTGTTCACCCCGACGGCGACATTGCCGTTTCTGCTGCCTATTCACCGCAGCGAAGATGGCGAGCTGTTTATTGATACGTGTCTGACGACCCACTCTGAAGCCAGCATTGTCTTTGGTTTCGCCCGATCCTATTTCATGGTTTACGCGCCGTTGCCTGCCGCCCTGGTGGAATGGTTACGCGAGTTGTTACCAGGGAAAACCACGGCGGAGCTGTATATGGCGATTGGTTGCCAGAAGCATGCAAAAACCGAAAGCTACCGTGAATACCTCAACTACATCCATTCTGCGGCGGATGAACAATTCACCGAAGCGCCAGGCATTCGCGGCATGGTGATGCTGGTGTTCACCCTGCCGGGGTTTGACCGCGTCTTCAAGGTGATTAAAGACCGCTTTGCCCCACAGAAAGAGGTCACGGCGGCGCATGTCCGCGCCTGTTATCAACTGGTCAAAGAACATGATCGCGTCGGACGCATGGCAGACACGCAGGAGTTTGAAAACTTCGTGCTGGAAAAGCAGCAGATTGACCCGGCGCTGATGACGCTACTGCTGACGGAGGCACCGGAAAAAATCACCGATCTCGGCGACCGTATCAGCATCAGCCATCTGTACATCGAGCGACGCATGGTGCCGCTCAATATCTGGCTGGAGCAGGTAGAAGGCCAGCAATTGCGTGATGCGATTGAAGAGTATGGCAACGCCATCCGCCAGCTTGCGGCGGCCAATATTTTCCCGGGCGATATGCTGTTCAAAAACTTCGGCGTCACGCGCCACGGGCGGGTGGTGTTCTACGATTACGACGAAATTTGCTACATGACGGAAGTGAATTTCCGCGACATTCCGCCACCACGGTACCCGGAAGATGAGCTGTCTGGCGAGCCGTGGTACAGCGTCTCACCTGGCGATGTGTTCCCGGAGGAGTTTCGCCACTGGCTCTGCGCCGACCCGCGTATCGGACCGCTGTTTGAAGAGATGCACGCCGATCTGTTCCGCGCCGACTACTGGCGCGGCCTGCAAACGCGCATCAAAAACGGCCACGTCGAAGATGTCTATGCTTACCGCAGACGGCAGCGTTTCAGCGTCCGCTACGGTAAGCAACCGCAGACCGATCAGGCGTAA
- the purD gene encoding phosphoribosylamine--glycine ligase, with protein MKVLIIGNGGREHALAWKAAQSPLVDTVYVAPGNAGTALEPALQNVAISATDIPALLSFAQNEKIGLTIVGPEAPLVIGVVDAFRAAGLTIFGPTEGAAQLEGSKAFTKDFLARHNIPTAEYQNFTEVEPALSYLREKGAPIVIKADGLAAGKGVIVAMTLEEAEAAVNDMLAGNAFGDAGHRIVIEEFLDGEEASFIVMVDGENVLPMATSQDHKRVGNGDTGPNTGGMGAYSPAPVVTDDVHQRTMERIIWPTVRGMAAEGNTYTGFLYAGLMIDKQGNPKVIEFNCRFGDPETQPIMLRLQSDLVELCLAACDGKLDTKTSRWDPRASLGVVVAAGGYPGSYRTGDTIHGLPLEEVADGKVFHAGTRLSDDDQVLTSGGRVLCVTALGETVAQAQKRAYELLHDIHWDGSFYRNDIGYRAIAREKN; from the coding sequence ATGAAAGTATTAATCATCGGAAACGGCGGGCGCGAGCACGCGCTGGCGTGGAAAGCCGCGCAGTCACCTCTGGTTGACACCGTGTATGTCGCGCCGGGCAATGCGGGCACGGCGCTGGAGCCTGCGCTGCAAAACGTCGCCATCAGCGCAACGGATATCCCGGCGCTGCTGAGCTTTGCGCAGAACGAAAAAATCGGCCTGACCATCGTCGGCCCAGAAGCCCCGCTGGTGATTGGCGTGGTGGATGCGTTTCGCGCCGCGGGCCTGACGATCTTTGGCCCGACAGAAGGTGCTGCGCAGCTGGAAGGCTCAAAAGCGTTCACGAAAGATTTCCTTGCACGTCATAACATCCCTACGGCGGAATACCAGAACTTCACAGAAGTGGAGCCTGCGCTGTCTTACCTGCGTGAAAAAGGCGCGCCGATCGTCATCAAAGCGGACGGTCTGGCTGCAGGCAAAGGGGTGATCGTGGCAATGACGCTGGAAGAGGCGGAAGCCGCGGTGAACGATATGCTGGCAGGTAACGCGTTTGGCGACGCCGGGCACCGCATTGTTATCGAAGAATTCCTTGATGGTGAAGAAGCCAGCTTTATTGTGATGGTTGACGGCGAGAACGTGCTGCCGATGGCCACCAGCCAGGATCACAAACGTGTGGGTAACGGTGATACCGGACCGAATACCGGCGGTATGGGCGCTTACTCGCCTGCGCCGGTGGTCACCGACGATGTTCACCAGCGCACGATGGAGCGCATCATATGGCCAACCGTGCGCGGCATGGCGGCAGAAGGCAATACCTACACCGGTTTTCTCTATGCGGGTCTGATGATCGACAAGCAGGGCAATCCGAAGGTGATTGAATTCAACTGCCGTTTTGGCGACCCGGAAACTCAGCCGATCATGCTGCGCCTGCAATCTGATCTGGTGGAACTGTGCCTGGCGGCCTGTGACGGCAAACTGGATACGAAAACCTCACGCTGGGATCCGCGCGCCTCACTCGGCGTCGTGGTCGCTGCCGGCGGTTATCCGGGCAGCTATCGCACGGGTGACACTATTCACGGCCTGCCGCTGGAAGAGGTTGCTGACGGTAAAGTCTTCCACGCCGGCACCCGCCTCTCTGATGACGACCAGGTGCTGACCAGCGGTGGACGCGTACTGTGCGTGACGGCATTAGGCGAGACGGTGGCGCAGGCGCAGAAACGCGCTTATGAATTACTGCACGATATTCACTGGGACGGCAGTTTCTACCGTAACGACATCGGCTATCGCGCCATTGCACGCGAGAAAAACTAG